A DNA window from Leptospiraceae bacterium contains the following coding sequences:
- the fmt gene encoding methionyl-tRNA formyltransferase: MKIGYFGTPEHSAKLLNALIQEGHEVLFVATNLDKPVGRDKHPTSSPVKKLAVEKNIPVLQFPNIRNDAAIDKMNSFEADIYVVFAYGYIIPSRIFNFPRLGTINLHGSLLPEYRGASPVQSAILDGKEETGATIQYITEELDAGDIISQVKVSISQEDTFGTLLEKITTLGIQDVLRLLKNSDGKKFAAKAQDHKEATHCKKIKPEDRKLDFSLSAEFLFNKIRAFNPGYICYTSFRGKRLNIYSTKLVTDESVTLSKKPGTLHMITKKAVGVECGDSKILILESVQPENKKVMSSLDFINGAKPQTGEVFL; encoded by the coding sequence ATGAAGATAGGTTATTTTGGAACACCGGAGCATTCAGCGAAATTACTGAATGCTCTGATTCAAGAAGGTCATGAGGTTTTGTTTGTAGCGACTAATTTGGATAAGCCGGTTGGTAGAGATAAACATCCCACTTCTTCCCCTGTTAAGAAATTAGCTGTAGAAAAAAATATTCCAGTATTACAATTTCCTAATATTCGAAATGATGCCGCAATCGATAAGATGAATTCATTCGAAGCAGATATATATGTAGTGTTTGCCTATGGATATATTATTCCATCTCGAATCTTTAATTTTCCGAGGCTAGGGACGATTAACCTGCACGGAAGTCTTTTGCCGGAGTATCGTGGAGCTTCTCCGGTTCAGTCCGCAATTTTAGATGGAAAAGAGGAAACTGGTGCAACAATTCAATATATTACAGAAGAGCTAGACGCGGGTGATATTATTAGTCAAGTAAAGGTTTCCATTTCTCAGGAAGATACTTTTGGAACTCTTCTCGAAAAAATTACTACACTAGGCATTCAAGATGTGCTCAGATTATTAAAAAATTCTGACGGGAAAAAGTTTGCCGCCAAAGCGCAAGATCACAAGGAAGCAACCCATTGTAAAAAAATAAAGCCAGAGGATCGCAAATTGGACTTTTCCTTATCAGCTGAGTTTTTATTTAATAAGATTCGTGCATTTAATCCAGGATACATTTGCTATACGAGTTTTCGCGGAAAACGACTGAATATTTATTCTACTAAGCTAGTCACTGACGAATCTGTAACCCTGTCAAAGAAACCAGGAACACTACACATGATAACCAAGAAAGCGGTAGGTGTAGAGTGTGGGGATTCCAAAATTTTAATTCTTGAATCCGTTCAGCCTGAAAATAAAAAGGTAATGTCCTCTTTGGATTTTATCAACGGAGCGAAGCCTCAAACGGGAGAAGTTTTTCTTTGA
- a CDS encoding TPM domain-containing protein, producing MKNLTFNFLVTFVLFSAPLFSQTFEVKTVPNPRLANGGFVSDPNHYLQSTEIENLNTKLIELEKSTTVEFAIVILPTIGSSIPKEFAVELFNYWGIGKKGKDNGLLLLLVMDQRRWEFETGYGLEGTLPDAILKRIGEDELVPNLKKKEYAVGFENVISAVSRKIKNEPEPIEETSTPILDSEDKNLGPFTSVDNSLPPVFTPIYLILFLIGTYYLKNKDGKKFSLLFSDSLVNWKLALIGLAPFVIYFLYYSYESYIYLPPLLYQAYFFLGVFIFVSISQVFYEFSKKTYKDPYEYYKAIDSRFRSWEFILLIFIFPLPLIIFAVWSFIKRRQLRLAVRICPKCETEMVRLAEDKDDFFLKDGQKIEEKIGSIDYDVWFCEKSKDVKIYAYESLFTSYSKCPSCSYKTYFVESDTVTVSPTCTSSGSGIRRYACKNCNHKSSSTYTIPARDCSKSSSSSSSYSGGSSSSSSSSSSFGGGRSGGGGAGGSW from the coding sequence ATGAAAAATCTAACTTTTAACTTCCTTGTCACTTTCGTTTTATTTTCAGCTCCTTTGTTTTCACAGACATTTGAGGTGAAGACTGTGCCAAATCCTAGACTCGCAAATGGAGGATTTGTTTCTGATCCAAATCATTATTTGCAATCTACAGAAATTGAAAACTTGAATACAAAGCTAATCGAACTAGAAAAATCAACTACAGTAGAATTTGCCATTGTTATCCTACCTACGATTGGAAGTTCGATTCCAAAAGAATTTGCAGTAGAGCTTTTTAATTATTGGGGTATTGGAAAGAAAGGAAAGGATAATGGTCTTTTGCTGCTACTGGTAATGGATCAGAGAAGATGGGAATTTGAAACTGGCTATGGGCTAGAAGGAACTCTACCGGATGCAATTTTGAAAAGAATAGGAGAAGATGAATTAGTCCCTAATTTAAAAAAGAAAGAATATGCTGTTGGATTTGAAAATGTAATTTCTGCGGTTAGTAGGAAAATTAAAAATGAACCTGAACCTATTGAAGAAACTTCCACTCCCATTTTAGATTCGGAAGATAAAAATTTAGGACCTTTTACCAGTGTAGATAATTCTCTCCCTCCAGTTTTTACGCCTATCTATTTAATCTTGTTTTTAATTGGGACATACTATTTAAAAAATAAAGATGGAAAAAAGTTTAGCCTTCTTTTCTCTGATTCGTTGGTAAACTGGAAATTGGCGTTAATTGGACTAGCTCCTTTTGTTATTTACTTTCTTTATTATTCTTATGAGAGTTATATCTATTTGCCTCCATTGCTTTACCAAGCCTATTTCTTTTTAGGTGTTTTTATTTTTGTTTCCATTTCCCAGGTGTTTTATGAATTTTCAAAGAAAACCTACAAAGATCCATATGAGTATTATAAAGCAATTGATTCAAGATTTAGATCATGGGAATTTATTTTACTTATATTTATTTTTCCTTTGCCTTTAATCATCTTTGCCGTATGGAGTTTTATTAAAAGAAGACAATTAAGATTAGCCGTAAGAATATGTCCTAAGTGCGAAACGGAAATGGTTCGTCTTGCAGAGGATAAAGATGATTTCTTCCTAAAAGATGGACAGAAGATAGAAGAAAAAATTGGATCTATTGACTATGATGTTTGGTTTTGTGAGAAAAGTAAAGATGTTAAGATTTACGCATACGAGTCATTATTCACAAGCTATTCCAAATGTCCTTCTTGTAGTTATAAGACTTACTTTGTCGAATCGGACACTGTGACAGTTTCTCCTACTTGCACTAGTTCTGGTTCCGGTATACGACGTTATGCCTGTAAAAATTGTAATCATAAAAGTAGTTCGACTTATACAATTCCCGCAAGAGATTGTAGTAAGTCTTCTAGTTCCTCTTCTTCTTACAGCGGCGGTTCATCTAGTTCTAGCTCGTCTAGTTCTTCTTTTGGTGGTGGACGATCGGGTGGTGGTGGAGCAGGTGGTAGTTGGTGA
- a CDS encoding flotillin family protein, with protein MGEILGIFSVPVLIGASVIYFLVKRYRRCPSNKILVIYGRVGKDKSAICIHGGGTFVWPLIQDSQFLSLEPMTIEINLTGALSKQNIRINTPSTFTVGISTDPSLMGNAAERLLSLSDSQIKTQAEDIILGQLRLVIATLDIEEINQNREKFLAQINENVTTELNKLGLTLINVNIKDLTDESGYIEAIGKKAAAEAINQAKIEVSNQEKFGATGQAKAIRERDVEVAKETAESLKGQKEADIDQMVRIAELDALGASKTAEAIRNKEINISIQQAEAEKGKKEAEANKRISVSDFEFKAVEGEKVADQKKRIAVAENNALAVDGENKSKAKVAESNAELAKRESEALRVGEVAKANAATEISKAEKQAELAKLEKTQLAQQEVEKKRIEVEAEAEAEKIRRIAKGEADATLFKFKAEAEGLQSLLEAKAAGYQRIISASNGDAGLAATLLVIEKMEAIVAKQVEAISNLKIDKITVWDSGNGVGGNGSSTANFLKGFIGALPPLQELAKQAGIELPEYLGKLTDMDKKDKPKGTAKE; from the coding sequence ATGGGAGAAATTTTAGGAATATTTTCTGTTCCAGTTTTAATTGGAGCATCGGTAATTTATTTTTTAGTGAAGAGATACAGGCGTTGTCCTTCGAATAAAATTCTTGTTATCTATGGGCGCGTTGGAAAAGATAAGAGCGCGATTTGTATTCATGGAGGTGGAACTTTTGTCTGGCCTCTCATTCAAGATTCTCAGTTCTTAAGTCTAGAGCCGATGACGATTGAAATTAATCTCACCGGAGCACTTTCCAAACAAAATATTCGAATCAACACTCCAAGCACGTTCACTGTTGGAATTTCAACTGATCCGAGTCTAATGGGAAATGCCGCTGAGAGACTCTTAAGTCTTTCTGATTCCCAAATCAAAACACAAGCAGAAGATATTATTTTAGGTCAACTTCGTCTTGTGATTGCTACTCTAGACATTGAAGAGATAAATCAAAATAGAGAAAAATTTCTAGCTCAAATCAATGAGAATGTAACAACGGAACTTAACAAACTCGGTCTTACCCTCATCAACGTAAACATTAAAGATCTAACAGATGAGTCCGGATACATTGAAGCAATTGGTAAAAAAGCAGCCGCTGAAGCAATCAATCAAGCCAAAATTGAAGTTTCCAATCAGGAAAAATTTGGAGCAACCGGTCAAGCAAAAGCGATACGCGAAAGAGATGTTGAAGTCGCAAAAGAAACAGCAGAATCCCTAAAAGGTCAAAAAGAAGCAGACATCGATCAAATGGTTCGAATTGCAGAGCTAGATGCGTTAGGCGCTTCGAAGACTGCCGAGGCAATTCGAAATAAAGAAATTAATATATCCATTCAACAAGCAGAAGCAGAAAAAGGAAAGAAAGAAGCCGAAGCAAACAAACGTATTAGTGTTTCTGATTTTGAATTTAAAGCTGTTGAAGGAGAGAAAGTCGCCGATCAGAAAAAGCGTATTGCTGTAGCGGAAAATAACGCATTAGCCGTTGATGGCGAAAATAAATCAAAAGCAAAAGTAGCTGAATCAAATGCGGAATTAGCAAAACGCGAATCAGAAGCACTTCGAGTAGGAGAAGTAGCAAAAGCAAATGCGGCTACAGAAATTTCTAAGGCAGAAAAACAAGCTGAATTAGCCAAGTTAGAAAAAACACAATTAGCCCAACAAGAAGTAGAGAAAAAAAGAATTGAAGTCGAAGCAGAAGCTGAAGCCGAAAAAATTCGCCGAATTGCAAAAGGGGAAGCGGACGCTACTTTATTTAAGTTTAAAGCAGAAGCAGAAGGCTTACAGTCCTTACTCGAAGCAAAAGCTGCCGGTTATCAAAGAATTATTTCTGCATCGAACGGAGACGCAGGGTTAGCCGCTACACTTTTAGTCATTGAAAAAATGGAAGCAATTGTAGCAAAACAAGTAGAAGCAATTTCTAATCTCAAAATTGATAAAATTACGGTTTGGGATTCAGGAAATGGAGTGGGGGGTAATGGAAGTTCTACCGCTAATTTTCTAAAAGGATTTATTGGAGCACTCCCGCCGCTGCAAGAGTTAGCAAAGCAAGCAGGAATTGAACTTCCCGAATACCTGGGTAAGTTAACAGATATGGATAAAAAAGATAAACCGAAAGGAACAGCGAAGGAATAA
- the lptC gene encoding LPS export ABC transporter periplasmic protein LptC has translation MKYLLIRIFLILSITCINCKKENSLRIENERESGSTISLRNFTRDAFNEKGDLIWKLKAQEAFVYVNDNKSIFYGLDFDQYEKGIVKSKLTGDRAEIDQKAKTLVVNGNIDLITEDSRHLKAEELTYNLESETLNTDKPVTIIMKGTTIHGIGMEADKGLNKVKILKPAGVSSDNPLEKKEKKPND, from the coding sequence ATGAAATATTTATTAATCCGAATATTCTTAATCCTATCTATTACTTGTATCAACTGCAAAAAAGAAAATAGTCTACGAATCGAAAATGAGCGCGAATCAGGCTCAACAATTAGCCTTCGCAATTTTACACGGGATGCATTCAACGAAAAAGGAGATTTGATTTGGAAATTGAAAGCACAGGAAGCTTTCGTTTATGTAAATGACAATAAATCAATATTTTATGGTTTAGATTTTGATCAATATGAAAAGGGAATTGTAAAATCAAAACTGACTGGGGATCGTGCAGAAATTGATCAGAAAGCGAAGACACTTGTAGTGAATGGGAATATTGATTTGATTACGGAAGATAGTCGTCATTTAAAAGCAGAAGAACTTACCTACAATTTAGAAAGCGAAACGCTTAACACAGATAAGCCGGTAACGATTATTATGAAAGGAACAACCATTCATGGAATTGGAATGGAAGCAGACAAAGGATTAAATAAAGTAAAGATTCTAAAACCAGCAGGGGTTAGCAGCGATAATCCGCTCGAAAAAAAAGAGAAAAAACCTAACGACTAA
- a CDS encoding type II toxin-antitoxin system RelE/ParE family toxin encodes MIFKIHFLEEANADLSKLNKNDSKIILKKLNWLALNVKTAKHLPLSANLAGLYKLRVGDFRVIYQILDKESILLVHAVGHRKDIYDI; translated from the coding sequence TTGATTTTTAAAATTCACTTCTTAGAAGAGGCTAATGCTGATTTATCTAAGCTCAATAAGAATGATTCAAAAATCATTCTTAAGAAATTAAATTGGTTAGCTCTAAATGTTAAAACCGCAAAACATTTACCTCTATCTGCTAATCTAGCTGGTCTATATAAATTAAGAGTTGGGGATTTTCGAGTCATTTATCAAATATTGGATAAAGAGTCTATTCTTTTAGTTCATGCTGTGGGTCATAGAAAAGATATTTATGATATATAA
- a CDS encoding SLC26A/SulP transporter family protein has product MNKTKVKYFTVNEFIGGFSALLVSLPSAIAYGLIIFAGLGESYTRQAAVVGIIGTIILSIFASIFGKTPGMISAPSAPAGAVLSAYVMELVHRKNVSIEYVPIFVTLTALFAGILQFATGKAGGGKLVKYIPYPVVTGYLGSVGLLIILGQLPKILGLSKVSQIFSSLPALATQNYVHLIIGSSTILSMLLIIRISKRIPPAIFALSIGAITFFTLGSFDGNLFSIKSNPYVIGQISVSPLEFVHSISKTWKLIAGFDIDLVLNLIVPVVTLAFVLSIDTLKTCIVHDTIMQTRHDSNRELMGQGIANIVSSLAGGIPGSGTMGATLVNLNSGGKTKLSGALVGIYATFILLFVPQVLAWIPVAALAGVLIVLGFRMLDLNSFKLLRNRATIIDFGVIVVVIISALTYDLVTAAGTGIGMAILLYIREQVRSTVVHRKFSGDQKFSKKRRLPSEIQVLEKRGKSTLVLELQGQLFFGTTDQLFTVVESYLTKTKYIILDMRKVLSVDFTAAHMLAQIHSRIEANNGSLLLSSIPLDLPSGQNVREYLLNLGFSESKTLHFFNDLETALEFVEDEILTEEFQEALASPIEMSLNEFEFFDGVSPKLMRKLTKQFHEKKFSNEQYIFRKGDPGDEIFFIRKGDVKIIIPLAAEQNLLITIFSQGDFFGDIAFLDSDCRSANAIADGEVSLYYLSRKEFEKIVHKYPELGSLFYEKLARAISTRLRMTDVELMASRQS; this is encoded by the coding sequence ATGAACAAAACAAAAGTTAAATATTTTACTGTAAATGAATTCATTGGCGGATTCTCTGCATTATTGGTTTCCTTGCCATCAGCAATTGCCTATGGTCTCATCATTTTCGCAGGTCTTGGTGAATCTTATACAAGACAAGCGGCTGTTGTAGGAATTATTGGGACAATTATTTTAAGTATATTTGCTTCCATTTTTGGAAAAACTCCTGGAATGATTTCAGCACCCAGCGCTCCGGCAGGTGCAGTATTATCCGCCTATGTAATGGAGTTAGTCCACAGGAAAAATGTTTCTATTGAATATGTTCCTATCTTTGTAACTCTAACAGCACTCTTTGCAGGTATATTACAATTTGCCACAGGAAAAGCAGGAGGAGGAAAACTTGTAAAATATATTCCCTATCCGGTTGTGACAGGTTATCTGGGAAGTGTTGGACTTTTGATTATTCTAGGTCAATTGCCTAAAATTCTTGGTCTTTCTAAGGTAAGTCAAATATTTTCCAGCTTACCCGCATTAGCCACTCAGAATTATGTTCATCTAATAATTGGAAGCTCAACGATTCTCTCCATGCTTTTGATAATACGAATTTCAAAGAGAATTCCTCCAGCGATTTTTGCACTTAGCATTGGCGCGATTACTTTTTTTACACTTGGTTCCTTTGATGGAAATTTGTTTTCAATTAAGAGTAATCCTTATGTGATTGGGCAAATCTCTGTTTCCCCCTTAGAATTTGTTCATAGCATTTCAAAAACATGGAAATTGATTGCAGGATTTGATATTGATTTAGTTTTAAATCTTATCGTTCCAGTGGTTACTCTTGCTTTTGTTCTTTCTATTGATACTTTAAAAACTTGTATCGTTCATGATACTATTATGCAGACAAGACATGATTCCAATAGAGAGTTAATGGGGCAGGGCATTGCAAATATTGTTTCTTCGCTTGCAGGAGGAATTCCTGGTTCAGGAACGATGGGAGCAACGCTTGTGAATTTAAATAGTGGGGGAAAAACAAAATTATCCGGAGCTTTGGTTGGAATTTATGCAACGTTTATTTTATTATTTGTTCCCCAAGTGCTTGCATGGATTCCCGTTGCAGCATTGGCTGGAGTGTTAATTGTTCTTGGATTCAGAATGCTTGATTTGAATAGTTTTAAACTGCTAAGAAATCGGGCAACGATCATTGATTTTGGCGTGATTGTTGTAGTGATTATTTCTGCTTTAACCTATGACTTAGTAACTGCCGCTGGAACTGGAATTGGAATGGCTATTTTACTTTATATACGAGAGCAAGTGAGATCGACTGTCGTTCACAGAAAATTTTCAGGAGATCAAAAGTTTTCTAAAAAGAGAAGGCTTCCATCTGAGATTCAAGTTTTAGAAAAGAGAGGTAAATCTACGTTAGTCCTTGAGTTACAGGGTCAATTGTTCTTTGGAACTACAGACCAACTTTTTACAGTTGTAGAATCCTATCTTACAAAAACTAAATATATAATTCTAGATATGCGAAAAGTTCTTTCAGTCGATTTTACAGCGGCTCATATGTTAGCTCAAATTCATTCTAGAATTGAGGCAAACAACGGTTCGCTACTTCTTAGTTCTATTCCGTTGGATTTGCCTTCCGGTCAGAATGTGAGAGAATATCTATTAAACCTTGGCTTTTCTGAAAGCAAAACCCTGCACTTTTTTAATGACCTAGAGACGGCATTGGAATTTGTAGAAGATGAAATTTTGACAGAGGAATTTCAGGAGGCACTTGCATCTCCCATAGAGATGAGTCTAAATGAATTTGAATTTTTTGACGGCGTTAGTCCTAAGCTTATGAGAAAATTAACAAAGCAATTTCACGAAAAGAAATTTTCCAATGAACAATACATTTTTCGTAAAGGTGATCCCGGTGATGAAATATTCTTTATTCGTAAAGGTGATGTGAAAATCATAATTCCCTTAGCCGCAGAGCAAAACCTTTTGATTACAATTTTTTCTCAGGGAGATTTTTTTGGTGATATTGCTTTCTTGGATTCTGATTGTAGATCCGCAAATGCAATTGCCGACGGAGAGGTTTCTCTCTATTATCTGTCGCGTAAAGAGTTTGAAAAAATTGTGCATAAATACCCCGAGCTTGGAAGCTTATTCTATGAAAAATTAGCAAGAGCCATTTCGACTAGGCTACGTATGACTGATGTGGAACTTATGGCATCGAGGCAATCTTAG